The Mangrovivirga cuniculi genomic sequence ATTCTTCTAAGATTTAGTTAGCTACTTTGTTAATAAGGTTTTTCTCAGACTGATTAATGATTTTCAGAACATTGATCAATACTATGAGCCTGTCATCATATTTAACGATCCCGTTGATGTAATTTTGTTCTACTGAAGAATCATGAACTATATTCACTCCTTCTTCGATAGCCGTTACCGGGACTGATAAGGTGTTTGGAACTTCTTTGACCAGCACACCCATTTTGTGATCCTCGCTTTCAATTACCAGGGTGAAATTTTTATCTGTAGATAAGTTTTCAATTCCTTTTTCGGAATCACCCTGGTCCTTGATCCCGAATTTTTCTTCGAGATCAAGAATGGCAATGATATTTCCCCTGATATTTGCGACTCCTTTTACAAAGGAAGGAGTCTGAGGCATTTTAGTTATTCTCGGCGTGATTACAACTTCTTTGATCTGATCGATGCTCAGAGCATATTCGCTATCACCTTGCCGAAATACTATCAACTGTTTCCGCTGAACATTTTTAAGCTCCTCTTTTTCAGTTGAATTTTGTATATCTTTTTGTGTTACTTCTGACATGACGATCTTATTTCAGTTTGAATTTGTTTACACCATTCTCGAGGTCTTTAGCGACATTCGTTAGTTTGTTACTACTCTTAGTCACCTCTTCCATGCTGTTATTTAATTCCTGAGATGAAGTTGCAAGCTCTTCAGTACCGGCAGCAGTTTCTTCTGCAACCACCACTATCTGCTCGATATTTTTAGAGACACTGTCGATTGAACTTCTCTGAGTTCCTGAGGCCTCTTTGATTTCCTTAC encodes the following:
- a CDS encoding chemotaxis protein CheW produces the protein MSEVTQKDIQNSTEKEELKNVQRKQLIVFRQGDSEYALSIDQIKEVVITPRITKMPQTPSFVKGVANIRGNIIAILDLEEKFGIKDQGDSEKGIENLSTDKNFTLVIESEDHKMGVLVKEVPNTLSVPVTAIEEGVNIVHDSSVEQNYINGIVKYDDRLIVLINVLKIINQSEKNLINKVAN